The DNA sequence GAACATCGCGGTGAGGAGTCGGGCGAACGAGACGTCATCCGCCCGGTAGTGGACGTGCCAGTGGCCGTCGTGGTCGGTGAGCCTCGGCGGTGCGGAGTGGTCGGCGAGCAGGGCGTTGAGAGCGTCGGCCCGACCGCGGGGCTCGGTGGTGTCGACGACGACGAGCCAGTCGTCGAGGAACGCCAGCGTCTCCGTGAGGTCCGTGTCGGAGGCTCCGCGGTCGATGGTCACCCCCGATTCGCGGCAGCGGTCCACCAGTTCGCGGGTGGTGCGGGGGCGGCGGTTCGCCAGGTCGGCGGCGAGGGTCACCGGATCCGCCCCGTAAGGGTTGATGTACACAGACCAATTACAGCACAGTACCCCGTATGCCTCAGTCATTCGCGGGTCTGGCCGCGTCCCCGGCCGCGGGGGTCTCCGCGTGGGTCCTGGCCGCGCTGGTGCTGGCCGCCTTCGTCGCCGGTTGGGTCGACTCGGTCGTCGGCGGGGGAGGGCTCATCCAGCTCCCGGCGTTGGTCGTCGGCCTCCCCGCGGACGCCTCGACCCCGGAGATCCTCGGCACCAACAAGCTCTCCTCGGTCGCCGGGACACTGGTCGCCTCCGCCACCTATCTGCGTCGGATCCGTGTGCCGATCGGGATGGTCCTCCCACTGGTGGTCGCCGCGTTCGCCGGCTCGGCCGCGGGGTCCTCGGTCGCCCGGTTCATCCCGAGGGACCTGCTCACCCCCGTGGTGCTGGCGGCCGTGATCGTGGTGGGTGCCTACACGTGGTTCCGGCCCACCATGGGTCGTACCCACGAGAACCGGTACACCGGGTGGGCGCGCATCTGGCGTTCCGCGCTGATCGGGCTGGTGATCGGGTTCTATGACGGGGTCCTGGGGCCGGGGACCGGCTCGTTCTTCGTGATCGCGATCGTCGCGTTCCTGGGTTTCGGGTTCCTGCAGGGGACGGTGGCGGCAAAACTCGCCAACCTCACCACCAACATCGCCTCGATCCTGGTCTTCGGTGTCCACGGCGAGGTGTTGTGGGTCATCGGTGGCTGCATGGCGGTGGCCAACCTCACCGGCGGGTTCATCGGTGCCAGGATGGCGATGCGTCACGGCAACGAGTTCATCCGGGTGGTGTTCCTGGTGGTCATCGGCATCCTGGCGGTCAAGCTGGCGTGGGACACGGTGGCCCTGTGGACATGAGGCGCCCCCGGGGAGCCGACGTAGACTCGCGCCCATGAGCCTCCCGAATCCCGAGCCCGGCCGCCACCCGCTCCTCGACGAGTCCCCGCTGCCGTACGGCCTCCCGGACTTCGCGGCCGTCGACGAGGCGGAACTTGAGCCGGCCATCCGGACGGCGATCGACGACCACGCCGCCGAGATCGCGGCGATCGTGGCCAACCCGGACCCCCCGAGCGTGGAGAACACGGTCATCGCACTCGAGCGGTCGGGTCAGGCGCTCCAGCGGGTCCTGTCGGTGTTCTACGGACTCCTCGGCCCTGATGCGACACCCGCCCGCCTCGACGTCGACAGGGTCGTCTCTCCGCTGTTGGCCGCGCACTGGTCGGCCGTCATGACCGACCCGGGCCTCCTCGCGCGGGTCGACGCGATCCACTCGGCGTCGGAGGCGGGGGAACTGGAGGTCGACGACGAGACCGGCCGGCTGATCCGGCGGCACCACCGTGACCTCCTGCGGGCCGGTGCGGGGCTCGACGAGGCGGGCCGCGCCCGACTGACCGCGATCGACACCCGGCTCGCGGAACTCACCACGGCGTTCGGGGAGAACCTGCTCGCCTCGACCGCCGAGCTCGCCGTCCCGGTGACCGACGAGGCCGAGCTCGAGGGGCTGCCCCCGTCCATGCGCGCGTCGCTCGCCGCCGCGGCCCGGGAGGCGGGCCGGGAGGGCTGGCTCATCCCGCTGGGGCTGCCGACCGTGCAGCCGATCTCGGCGTGGCTGGACCACCAGGGGCTGCGGCGGCGCGTCATGGAGGCCTCGCTGCGGCGGGGGTCCACGCCCGGTCACGACAACTCCCCGGTCGTCCTGGAGATCGTCCGGCTCCGCGCCGAGCGGGCGCAGCTGCTGGGCCTGGGCAGCCACGCCGAGCACGTCCTGGCCGTGGAGACCGCCGGCTCGCCGGACGCGGCACGGGGCCTGCTGCTCGACGTGGTCGACGCCGCCGTCACCAACGCCCGCAACGAGGCCAAGGACCTGCTCGGGGGCGAGGACCGCGAGCTGCACCCGGCCGACTGGGCCTGGGAGTCCGAGCGACTGCGCGCCGAGCGATTCCAGGTGGACGACGCCCGCGTCCGGCCCTACTTCGAGCTCGAGAGGGTGCTCCGCGACGCGGTCATGCACTCGGCGTCCGAGCTCTACGGCCTGCGCTTCGCCGAGCGGACGGACCTTCGCGGGTACCTTCCGGACGTCCGGGTGATCGAGGTGTTCGACGACGAGCGCACCGAGCCCGACGCCGGAGTGGGGCTCTTGCTGCTCGACTACTACGCGCGTCCGACCAAGCGGGGCGGTGCCTGGATGAGCTCCTTCCGCGATCAGTCCCGGCTCCTGGACTCGCGGCCCGTCGTCGTCAACGTCATGAATCTGGCCCGCCCCGCGGCGGGCGAGCCGACGCTGCTCACGATGGACGAGGTCACCACCATGTTCCACGAGTTCGGCCACGCGCTGCACGGCCTGCTGTCGGACGTGGAGTACCCCGTGTTCTCCGGGACCTCGGTGCCGCGCGACTTCGTCGAGTTCCCCTCCCAGGTCAACGAGATGTGGGCCCGCCGCCCGGAGCTGCTCGCACGGTACGCGCGCCACGTGGAGACGGGGGAGCCGATCGACCCGGATCTGGTCGACCGGATGCGGGAGGCCGAGCGCTTCGGGGAAGGCCAGGCCACCGTCGAGTACCTCGCCGCCGCCCTGCTCGACCTGGCCTGGCATTCGCTCACCCCCGCCGAGGCCGAGGCGGTCACGGACGTGGACGAGTTCGAGGCGCGGGTGCTGGCCGACGCGGGCCTGGACGTCCCCGGCGTGGAACCCCGGTACCGGTCGCGGTACTTCCAACACATCTTCGCCGGCGGGTACTCGGCCGCCTACTACTCGTACTTCTGGGCGGAGGTCCTCGACGCGGACGCCGCCGAGTGGTTCTCCGACCGCGGGGGACTGCAGAGGGCGACGGGCGAGGCGATGCGCCGCGAGGTGCTGTCCCGGGGCGGGGCGATCGACTTCCTCGACGCCTATCGGGCGATGCGCGGAGCGGACCCGAGCCCCTCGGCGCTGCTGCGTCGCCGCGGCCTGGACTCGTCGGTGGTGGGTGGCCGCGAGGCCGCCGCCGTCGGTCGGCCGTAGGATCGCGTCGTGACGGCTTTCCTCGAGTTCTGGGACACGGTCGAACTCTGGCTCGCCACGCTGCCCTTCCCACTTCAGGTCTTCATCATGCTCGCGGTGGGCGTCCCGCTGTTCTACCTGGCCGCGGTGGTCGTCGAACGGGTGGCGGATGTGCTCGTGCACCGGTTCCGGGGGCTCGTCGCCTCCGGCGACGCCGAGACCGGGAAGGAGGTCATCTGATGCCCCGGTCGCGTGTGACTCTCGCCCTGATCCTGCTGATCGCGCTCGTCGTGATGGCGTGGCTCATCCTCGACGTTTACTGAGGACAGGCCGTCGGTCGAACGGGCGCTGTGAGACTGACTGCGGACGTACACTTCGTGCATGCAGCGCCTGAGTGGACTTGACGCCAGCTTTCTCTACTTCGAGACCAGGGCCCAACTCCTGCACGTGTGCGGGTTGATCGTCCTCGACGGATCAGAGATGAACGGTGGCTACTCGTTCGACGCGCTGCGGGCCGAGCTCGCCCGCCGGGTCACGGCCATGCCCGGCTTTCGCCGCAAGCTGCACGACTCGTTGCTCAACATCGATCACCCGGTCTGGGTCGAGGCCGAGGACTTCAACATCGACCATCACCTCCACCGGGTGGGTCTGCCGGAGCCGGGTGGGGACGAGGTGCTCGCCGAACTGTGTGGGCACCTGGCCAGCCAGCCGATAGACCGCTCGATGCCCCTGTGGCAGATGTATGTCATAGAGGGGCTTCCCGACAACCGGTTCGCGGTCTTCGCCAAGATGCATCACTCGACCGTCGATGGCGTCACGGGTGCCAACATGATGTCCCAGCTGTGTTCGCTCACCCCGGACGACCCGACTCTCGACCAGGAACTGGTGGAGGAGACCGCCGGCGGGTCCGGGGCTCTCGAACTGGCCGTCGGTGGGGCGTTGTCCCGGCTGGCCACCCCGTGGCGCCTGGCCTCGTTGCTCCCGGGGACGCTGGGGGTCGTGCCGTCGTGGATCAACAGGGCGCGCAAGGGACTGGCCATGCCGGCGCCGTTCACCGCGCCCCGCACCCCGTTCAACCGCACGATCACCGGGCACCGGTCCATCTCGTACGCCAGTGTGGGCCTCGACCAGATCAAGCGCATCAAGAACGTCTTCAACACCACCGTCAACGACGTCGTGTTGGCGATCTGCTCCACGGCGCTCCGGACCTACCTCGACGACCTGGACACGTTGCCGTCGAAGCCCCTCATCGCGATGGTCCCGATGTCGGTGCACGCCGCGGAGTCGCGCCCCGGCACCAACCGGGTGTCAGGCATGTTCATGTCGTTGGCCACGGACATCGACGACCCGGTCGAGCGGCTGGAGTCCATCCGGGACGCCAACACCGTCGCCAAGGACCACACCGACGCGCTCGACGCCAATCTCCTCACCGACTGGGCGCAGTTCGCGGCTCCGTCGGTGTTCGGGGTCCGCGGTCCGGATGTACTCGCGACTGAGGCTCTCGGAGCGGCACCCGGTGGTGCACAACCTCATCATCTCCAACGTGCCCGGCCCCAACATCCGCTCTACTTCCTCGGGGCCAGGGTGACCAAGATGCTGCCGATGGGGCCGGTGTTCCACGGAGCCGGTCTCAACTGCACGGTGATGTCGCTCGATGGTGAACTGCACTTCGGGTTCATCGCGTGCAAGGACCTCGTTCCCGATCCGTGGCCCATGGCCCGCGCGGTGGATGCGGCCGTGGCCGAACTGGTCGCCGCCGCCGACGAGCGGGAGGCGAACGGCACCCCCACCGCGGAGCGGAAGTCGGCCGCCGAGTTGGCGCAGGTGCGCAAGCAGTCGAAGAAGGCCGGGCGTCAGTCACCGGCCAAGGATCAGGCCGGCTCGAGCGCCTCCGGCTCGAGCGCCTCCGGGAGGAAGAACCCGACGTCCACGGCGACGACCCGGAAGCCCTCATCGAAGAAGCCGACCGCAGCGACGGCGGCAGCCAGCACATCGGCGGAGCCGGAGAAGGCGCCGGCGAAGAAGCACCGACGAAGAAGACACCGACGAAGAAGGCACCGGCGAAGAAGGCACCGGCGAAGAAGGCACCGGCAAGAAGGCACCGGCGAAAGGCACCGGACCAGAAGGCTCCGGCGAAGAAGGCTCGGCGACGAAGTCGGGTGCGGCGAAGCCGACCGCCAAGAAGACCGCCTCCCGGAAGAAGGCCACGTCCACCGAGGACTCCGCCACCACACCCACGGACACCGCGCGCGCCACGAAGAAGGCCCCGACCCGGAACTCGGCCGGCAAGCCCACGGGATCCAAGCCCGCCACCCCCGCGCGCGGCCCCGCGGGATCGGCATCCGGCACTGTGGGCTCCGTGCCCAGACCAGACGACACCCCAGCGGCCGACCCCGGCCCCGGGCTCCTCGACCCCCACGACCTCGACCGCCCCGGCCGCCACCGTCAAGGCCGGCGGCCCGGCTGCGTCCTCCTCAGGGGGCGGTGAGACCGGGGACGACAGAGCGACCGGTCGGGCGTGACGACCGGGGTCACCGATCCCGCGGGTCTCGCGCTCTCACCGCCGCCGCGCGACGCGCGGGCACCCTTCGGGATCTATCTCCACGTCCCGTTCTGCGCGTCCCGGTGCGGCTACTGCGATTTCAACACCTACACCGCCGGGGAACTCGGGTCGGCCACGTCGCCCGCCGACTGGGAGCGCGCCGCCGCGCTGGAGATCGAGCGGGCGGCGACCGTCCTGGCCGGGTCCGGCACCCCGCCGCTGGTGGACACCGTCTTCGTCGGCGGGGGGACGCCGTCGCTGGTGGGTGCGGACGTCCTGGTGGGGATGCTGGGGCGCATCCGGTCCACGTTCGGACTGGCACCCGGCGCAGAGGTGACCACCGAGAGCAACCCCGAGTCCACCTCCCCCGAGTTCTTCGGGCGCCTGCGCGAGGGCGGGTTCACCCGGATCTCGCTCGGTATGCAGTCCACGGCGGCGCACGTCCTGAGGGTCCTGGACAGGGCGCACACCCCGGGGCGCCCGCAGGAGGCCGTCGCCGAGGCGGGTCGCGCCGGGTTCGACCACATCAACCTGGACGTGATCTACGGGACCCCCGGGGAGACCGACGACGACCTCGCCCGCACCCTCGACGCCGTCGTGGAGTCCGGCGTGGACCACGTGTCCGCCTATTCGCTCATCGTCGAGGACGGCACCGCGTTGGCGCGGAGGATCCGGCGGGGAGAGCTGCCCGGAACCGTCGACGACGTGCTCGCCGACCGCTACGAGCAGGTGGCGCGACGGCTCGCGAGGGCGGGGTTCCACTGGTACGAGGTCTCCAACTTCGCGGCCGACGAGTCGGGATACTGTCGCCACAACATGGGGTACTGGCGCGGCGGCGACTGGTGGGGGATCGGTCCCGGGGCGCACAGCCACGTCGCCGGTGCCCGCTGGTGGAACCTGCGTCACCCGGCCCGGTACGCGGCCGCCTGCGACGCCGGTGACCTGCCGGTCGAGGGCGGGGAGCGGCTGACCGACGCCGACCGGCACCTCGAGCGGATCATGACCGGCCTCCGGCTGGCCGAAGGGCTCCCGGACGCCGCTTTCACCGCGCAGGAGCGGGCGCGGGCGGACCTCCAGGTATCGGCGGGCCTGCTGCGTCGCCGTCCGTCGGTCGGGGCCGACGACGGCGGGTACGCGTTGACCGACTCGGGCAGGCTGCTGGCGGACGGTGTCGTGCGCGACGTCCTCCTCTGACGCGCTGGATTAGAATCGTCCGTACGCAGCCAGTGAGAAGGGGAACCGATGTCGAGTACGGCCGATCGTAGGACCGAGGTCCTGCGCGCGATCGTCTCCGACTACATCGCCTCGCACGAGCCCGTCGGCTCCAAGTCCCTGGTCGACCGCCATTCCCTGGGGGTCTCGAGCGCGACGATCCGCAACGATATGGCCGTGCTCGAGGCGGAGGGCTTCATCGTCCAACCCCACACGAGTTCCGGACGGATCCCCACGGAGAAGGGCTACCGACATTTCGTCGACTCGATCGAGGAGATCACGCCGCTCTCGCGGGCGCAGCGTAAGGCCATCCAGGCGTTCCTCGAGGGTGCCGTCGACCTCGACGACGTCCTCCGGCGGGCCGTGCGGCTGCTGTCGCAGCTCACCCGCCAGGTCGCCGTCGTCCAGTACCCGGTGCTGGGACGCTCCACCGTGCGTCATCTCGAGGTGGTGAGCCTGGCACCCACCCGCCTGCTGTTGGTGCTGATCACCGACACCGGCAGGGTGGACCAGCGGACCGTCGACCTCGCCGCGGAGCTGACGGACGATCACCTGGCCGAACTCCGGGCGCTCCTCTCGGAGGCGGTGGCGGACAAGAGGCTCAGCGACGCCTCCGAGGCGCTGGCGGCCACCCCCGAGCGCGCGCGGCCGGAGTACCGCGACGCCGCGGAGAGGTGCGTGACGGTGCTGGTGGAGACCCTGGTGGAGCAGCCCGACGACCGCATCGTCCTGGGCGGTACCGCCAACCTCACCCGCAGCGCGGCCGATTTCGACGGTTCCCTGAGATCCGTCCTCGAGGCGTTGGAGGAGCAGGTCGTGATCCTCCGGTTGCTCTCGGCGGCGCAGTCCGTGGGGATGGGGGGCCCCGGCGGGGTCACCGTCCAGATCGGCGAGGAGACCCGGTCGGCGGAGATCCGCGGGGCGTCCGTGGTGTCCTCCGTGTACGGTTCCGGGCGCCAGATGCTGGGCGGGATGGGGGTGCTCGGGCCCACCAGGATGGACTACCCGGGAACAATCGCCTCGGTCGCCGCTGTTGCCCACTACGTGGGCGAGATCCTGTCCGGGCGCTGACGCCCGTAGCCTCACCCGGGACCGGCGTCCCACCGACCTGATCCACATGACGAAAGGCGACACGTGTCACGCGACTACTACGGGACCCTCGGGGTCGATCGAGGTGCCTCGGAGTCCGAGATCAAGCGCGCCTACCGCAAGCTCGCCCGCGAGTTGCACCCCGATGTCAACCCGTCGGACGAGGCGCGTGAGCGGTTCAGCGAGATCACGGCGATCTACGAGGTGCTCACCGATCCCGAGAAGCGCCGCGTCGTGGACATGGGCGGCGATCCTCTGGACTCGTCTCCCGGTGGCGGATTCGGTGGCGGCTTCGGTGGCGGGGGTTTCGGCGCCGGCGGGGGGCTCGGCGACGTGTTCGAGGCGTTCTTCGGCGGCGGCGGCGGTGGCGGCGGACGTGGCCCCAGGAGCCGTGTGCAGCCGGGGTCGGACGCGCTGATCCGTGTGAACCTGTCCCTGGCGGAGTGCGCGACCGGCGTCACCAAGGAGATCCAGGTCGACACGGCCGTCCTCTGCGAGACCTGCCACGGCAAGGGCTCCGCGACCGACGCGCCGCCCGCCAGGTGCGGGATGTGCCAGGGCCAGGGTGAGATCCAGTCCGTCCAGCGCTCCCTGTTGGGCAACATCATGACCAGCCGACCGTGCCCCACCTGCGCGGGGACCGGTGAGATCATCACCGATCCGTGCGGCGACTGCACCGGCCAGGGCCGCGTCCGCAAGCGCCGCACCGTGTCGGCCAAGATCCCGGCGGGTGTCGGCGGCGGGATGCGGATCCGGCTGTCCGGTCAGGGTGAGGTCGGCCCCGGAGGGGGCCCCGCCGGGGACCTCTACATCGAGGTCAACGAGCGCACCCACCCGGTGTTCGTCCGCGACGGCGAGGACCTGCACTGCACGGTCCGCGTCCCGGTCGTGGACGCCATCCTCGGCGGCCGGGTGGATCTGGAGACCGTCGTCGGAGACGACCTGGAGATCGACATCCCGGCCGGCACCCAGCCCGGGCACACGGTCACCCTGTCCGGCCGCGGGATGCCACGTGTCCGGGGCGGCGGTGCCGGTGACCTCACGGTCCACATGGAGGTCGTGATCCCGGACAAGCTGGACCGCAAGCGGCGGGACCTCGTGGAGCAGCTGCGCCGACTCGGTGGCGACTCGGCCGAGATCGTCAACGAGGACACCGCCCGCCGGGGCGGGTTGTTCTCACGGCTGCGCGACGCGGTCGCGGGTCACTGACCCGGTGACCCCGCCTCTGTTCCGGCTCGACGCGGTGCCCGCCGTCGGCGAGACCGCCGTACTGGACGGGGCCGAGGGGCGACACGCCGGCTCGGCCCTGCGGGTGCGGCCCGGGGAGCTGCTCCGCGTCGGTGACGGCCGCGGCCGGGTGGCGGACTGCTCGGTCCTGACGTCGGGGCCCGGCCGGGTCGAGGCCGAGGTCCTGGCCGTCACCACGGTCGACCGACCGACCCCCCTGGTGACGGTGGTGCAGGCGCTGCCCAAGTCCGAGCGGAGCGAGCTCGCCGTGGAACTGGCCACCGAGGCCGGGGCCGACCGGATCGTGCCGTGGCAGGCGGACCGGTGCGTGAGCCGCTGGGCGGGGCCCAAGCTCGACAAGGGCCGGGCCAAGTGGGCCAACGCGGCCCGCGCCGCCGCCAAGCAGTCCAGGCGGGAATGGGAGCCGGAGATCGGCGACGTCCTCGACTCCGCCGGCCTCACCGCGTTCGTGGCCGAGGAGGTCGCGGCCGGTGCGCTCGCACTGGTGTTGCACGAGGGCGGTGCCGCCC is a window from the Dietzia sp. JS16-p6b genome containing:
- a CDS encoding TSUP family transporter, producing MPQSFAGLAASPAAGVSAWVLAALVLAAFVAGWVDSVVGGGGLIQLPALVVGLPADASTPEILGTNKLSSVAGTLVASATYLRRIRVPIGMVLPLVVAAFAGSAAGSSVARFIPRDLLTPVVLAAVIVVGAYTWFRPTMGRTHENRYTGWARIWRSALIGLVIGFYDGVLGPGTGSFFVIAIVAFLGFGFLQGTVAAKLANLTTNIASILVFGVHGEVLWVIGGCMAVANLTGGFIGARMAMRHGNEFIRVVFLVVIGILAVKLAWDTVALWT
- the hrcA gene encoding heat-inducible transcriptional repressor HrcA, which produces MSSTADRRTEVLRAIVSDYIASHEPVGSKSLVDRHSLGVSSATIRNDMAVLEAEGFIVQPHTSSGRIPTEKGYRHFVDSIEEITPLSRAQRKAIQAFLEGAVDLDDVLRRAVRLLSQLTRQVAVVQYPVLGRSTVRHLEVVSLAPTRLLLVLITDTGRVDQRTVDLAAELTDDHLAELRALLSEAVADKRLSDASEALAATPERARPEYRDAAERCVTVLVETLVEQPDDRIVLGGTANLTRSAADFDGSLRSVLEALEEQVVILRLLSAAQSVGMGGPGGVTVQIGEETRSAEIRGASVVSSVYGSGRQMLGGMGVLGPTRMDYPGTIASVAAVAHYVGEILSGR
- a CDS encoding M3 family metallopeptidase; protein product: MSLPNPEPGRHPLLDESPLPYGLPDFAAVDEAELEPAIRTAIDDHAAEIAAIVANPDPPSVENTVIALERSGQALQRVLSVFYGLLGPDATPARLDVDRVVSPLLAAHWSAVMTDPGLLARVDAIHSASEAGELEVDDETGRLIRRHHRDLLRAGAGLDEAGRARLTAIDTRLAELTTAFGENLLASTAELAVPVTDEAELEGLPPSMRASLAAAAREAGREGWLIPLGLPTVQPISAWLDHQGLRRRVMEASLRRGSTPGHDNSPVVLEIVRLRAERAQLLGLGSHAEHVLAVETAGSPDAARGLLLDVVDAAVTNARNEAKDLLGGEDRELHPADWAWESERLRAERFQVDDARVRPYFELERVLRDAVMHSASELYGLRFAERTDLRGYLPDVRVIEVFDDERTEPDAGVGLLLLDYYARPTKRGGAWMSSFRDQSRLLDSRPVVVNVMNLARPAAGEPTLLTMDEVTTMFHEFGHALHGLLSDVEYPVFSGTSVPRDFVEFPSQVNEMWARRPELLARYARHVETGEPIDPDLVDRMREAERFGEGQATVEYLAAALLDLAWHSLTPAEAEAVTDVDEFEARVLADAGLDVPGVEPRYRSRYFQHIFAGGYSAAYYSYFWAEVLDADAAEWFSDRGGLQRATGEAMRREVLSRGGAIDFLDAYRAMRGADPSPSALLRRRGLDSSVVGGREAAAVGRP
- the dnaJ gene encoding molecular chaperone DnaJ, whose product is MSRDYYGTLGVDRGASESEIKRAYRKLARELHPDVNPSDEARERFSEITAIYEVLTDPEKRRVVDMGGDPLDSSPGGGFGGGFGGGGFGAGGGLGDVFEAFFGGGGGGGGRGPRSRVQPGSDALIRVNLSLAECATGVTKEIQVDTAVLCETCHGKGSATDAPPARCGMCQGQGEIQSVQRSLLGNIMTSRPCPTCAGTGEIITDPCGDCTGQGRVRKRRTVSAKIPAGVGGGMRIRLSGQGEVGPGGGPAGDLYIEVNERTHPVFVRDGEDLHCTVRVPVVDAILGGRVDLETVVGDDLEIDIPAGTQPGHTVTLSGRGMPRVRGGGAGDLTVHMEVVIPDKLDRKRRDLVEQLRRLGGDSAEIVNEDTARRGGLFSRLRDAVAGH
- the hemW gene encoding radical SAM family heme chaperone HemW, with translation MTTGVTDPAGLALSPPPRDARAPFGIYLHVPFCASRCGYCDFNTYTAGELGSATSPADWERAAALEIERAATVLAGSGTPPLVDTVFVGGGTPSLVGADVLVGMLGRIRSTFGLAPGAEVTTESNPESTSPEFFGRLREGGFTRISLGMQSTAAHVLRVLDRAHTPGRPQEAVAEAGRAGFDHINLDVIYGTPGETDDDLARTLDAVVESGVDHVSAYSLIVEDGTALARRIRRGELPGTVDDVLADRYEQVARRLARAGFHWYEVSNFAADESGYCRHNMGYWRGGDWWGIGPGAHSHVAGARWWNLRHPARYAAACDAGDLPVEGGERLTDADRHLERIMTGLRLAEGLPDAAFTAQERARADLQVSAGLLRRRPSVGADDGGYALTDSGRLLADGVVRDVLL
- a CDS encoding 16S rRNA (uracil(1498)-N(3))-methyltransferase; the protein is MTPPLFRLDAVPAVGETAVLDGAEGRHAGSALRVRPGELLRVGDGRGRVADCSVLTSGPGRVEAEVLAVTTVDRPTPLVTVVQALPKSERSELAVELATEAGADRIVPWQADRCVSRWAGPKLDKGRAKWANAARAAAKQSRREWEPEIGDVLDSAGLTAFVAEEVAAGALALVLHEGGAARVADAVTAAGPVERIVLVVGPEGGVSDAEIDALTHAGARAVVLGPEVLRTSSAAAVALGALGVLTRRWARAGTTLDPTAPPPRK
- a CDS encoding CGNR zinc finger domain-containing protein, with translation MYINPYGADPVTLAADLANRRPRTTRELVDRCRESGVTIDRGASDTDLTETLAFLDDWLVVVDTTEPRGRADALNALLADHSAPPRLTDHDGHWHVHYRADDVSFARLLTAMFSVGTALHLTSRGIDRLARCAAEDCEDVFADTTRNGRKQYCSTRCTNRSAVRRHRARH